In one window of Syngnathus typhle isolate RoL2023-S1 ecotype Sweden linkage group LG7, RoL_Styp_1.0, whole genome shotgun sequence DNA:
- the LOC133156601 gene encoding CD82 antigen-like isoform X2, with protein sequence MSKGCITVTKYFLFLFNLIFFVFGALIMGFGLWVLFDTQSFIAVLQESSDTVKVSSYIFIGVGSLSMAMGFFGCIGAIYEIRCLLGLYFTCLLLILIAQVTAGVLIYLQRDRLKHEMSNIIKGMITHYTGQNKTTEHTWDYIQKSMKCCGWTGPGNWSDNMMIKNSSQHLYPCSCRNESLPGTYIREGGLCDHLSSELPVYQTLLGMILSMCLCKSVVQEDYTKVPKY encoded by the exons ATGTCGAAAGGATGCATCACCGTCACCAAGTATTTTCTCTTCCTCTTCAATCTCATCTTCTTT GTCTTTGGAGCGTTGATCATGGGCTTTGGACTATGGGTTCTCTTTGATACCCAGAGTTTCATTGCTGTTCTAC AAGAATCGTCAGACACGGTGAAAGTGTCTTCCTACATCTTCATTGGAGTGGGGTCCTTGTCAATGGCCATGGGCTTCTTTGGCTGCATTGGAGCTATCTACGAGATCCGTTGTCTTCTCGGTCTG TACTTCACCTGTCTGCTGCTCATCCTTATCGCCCAAGTGACCGCCGGAGTTCTCATCTACCTCCAAAGAGATCGG TTGAAACATGAAATGTCCAACATCATCAAGGGCATGATCACCCACTACACCGGCCAGAACAAAACCACAGAGCACACTTGGGACTACATCCAGAAATCT ATGAAGTGCTGTGGGTGGACGGGGCCTGGCAACTGGTCTGACAATATGATGATCAAGAACAGCTCCCAGCACCTCTATCCGTGTTCCTGTCGCAACGAGTCCTTGCCCGGCACTTACATCAGGGAGGGGGGCCTTTGTGACCATCTCTCCTCGGAACTTCCCGTCTACCAAACG CTTCTCGGGATGATCCTCTCCATGTGTCTGTGCAAGAGTGTCGTACAGGAGGATTATACCAAAGTACCTAAGTACTGA
- the LOC133156601 gene encoding CD82 antigen-like isoform X1, which translates to MSKGCITVTKYFLFLFNLIFFVFGALIMGFGLWVLFDTQSFIAVLQESSDTVKVSSYIFIGVGSLSMAMGFFGCIGAIYEIRCLLGLYFTCLLLILIAQVTAGVLIYLQRDRLKHEMSNIIKGMITHYTGQNKTTEHTWDYIQKSMKCCGWTGPGNWSDNMMIKNSSQHLYPCSCRNESLPGTYIREGGLCDHLSSELPVYQTGCMASVENWLLENCGVILGICVGVAVLELLGMILSMCLCKSVVQEDYTKVPKY; encoded by the exons ATGTCGAAAGGATGCATCACCGTCACCAAGTATTTTCTCTTCCTCTTCAATCTCATCTTCTTT GTCTTTGGAGCGTTGATCATGGGCTTTGGACTATGGGTTCTCTTTGATACCCAGAGTTTCATTGCTGTTCTAC AAGAATCGTCAGACACGGTGAAAGTGTCTTCCTACATCTTCATTGGAGTGGGGTCCTTGTCAATGGCCATGGGCTTCTTTGGCTGCATTGGAGCTATCTACGAGATCCGTTGTCTTCTCGGTCTG TACTTCACCTGTCTGCTGCTCATCCTTATCGCCCAAGTGACCGCCGGAGTTCTCATCTACCTCCAAAGAGATCGG TTGAAACATGAAATGTCCAACATCATCAAGGGCATGATCACCCACTACACCGGCCAGAACAAAACCACAGAGCACACTTGGGACTACATCCAGAAATCT ATGAAGTGCTGTGGGTGGACGGGGCCTGGCAACTGGTCTGACAATATGATGATCAAGAACAGCTCCCAGCACCTCTATCCGTGTTCCTGTCGCAACGAGTCCTTGCCCGGCACTTACATCAGGGAGGGGGGCCTTTGTGACCATCTCTCCTCGGAACTTCCCGTCTACCAAACG GGCTGCATGGCCAGTGTGGAGAATTGGCTCCTGGAGAACTGTGGAGTTATTCTGGGAATATGTGTTGGGGTGGCTGTCTTAGAG CTTCTCGGGATGATCCTCTCCATGTGTCTGTGCAAGAGTGTCGTACAGGAGGATTATACCAAAGTACCTAAGTACTGA
- the LOC133156602 gene encoding tumor protein p53-inducible protein 11-like has translation MASKTHPPLMKKHSQTDLISRLKSRKILGVGGEDDDGEVHRSKISQMLGNEMKFAVREPIGLRMWLLTSAVSFTVIAIMAVMFPNHLYEVVFEEELATTSLSVRLYGGALLSLALIMWNGLYTAEKSVIQWTLLSEACYFAVQFLVTSITLIEIGMLPNAAILLLLSRVLFLVITMAYYYHLGRKPKKI, from the exons ATGGCTTCTAAAACTCACCCTCCTCTGATGAAGAAGCACAGTCAGACCGACTTGATAAGCCGCCTGAAAAGCCGAAAGATTCTTGGAGTTGGCGGCGAAGACGATGATGGGGAAGTTCACCGATCAAAG ATCAGTCAAATGTTGGGAAATGAGATGAAGTTTGCAGTTCGAGAGCCAATCGGGCTGAG gATGTGGCTGCTAACCTCAGCGGTGAGTTTCACTGTGATCGCCATCATG GCCGTGATGTTTCCCAACCATCTCTACGAGGTTGTTTTTGAGGAGGAACTAGCCACAACCAGCCTCTCCGTTCGCCTCTATGGAGGAGCGCTACTCA GCTTGGCCCTCATCATGTGGAATGGCCTCTACACAGCAGAAAAGAGCGTCATCCAGTGGACTCTGCTGAGTGAAGCTTGCTACTTTGCAGTGCAGTTTCTTG TGACATCCATCACCTTGATAGAGATCGGCATGCTGCCCAACGCTGCCATACTGCTGCTTCTCAGCAGAGTCCTCTTTCTGGTGATCACCATGGCCTACTACTACCACCTGGGCCGCAAGCCAAAGAAGATCTGA